From Aspergillus fumigatus Af293 chromosome 3, whole genome shotgun sequence, a single genomic window includes:
- a CDS encoding TMEM165/GDT1 family protein, whose amino-acid sequence MRFSYLSSPAVLFLLPAISTAAVDRVSKNQGLSPRDFATPDPIVPSIDVLAPKATPKGTLDAPFDGKDGRPHAGPWVETNAERDRKKAGTVKAAQEGSGPEKKPADHQHMGPDGKPIPHSNDGVMDDPHRPGPKEGTRGTEGGVSEKLKGNTPVGEKTPGSPKEAPPLPHSEQKKLSPSEQTEEGKEAKGSTGKSNLGVLEKPGDLPDKPHDIPPPKSPATVNDHPLGLNADGTFSKTGTKSGQQVEGSAFHSLIFSFTMIVVSEIGDKTFLVAALMAMRHPRLLVFSAAFSALIGMTVLSAILGHAVPTLIPKSVTKFLAAVLFIVFGLKMLKEGREMSPDEGVSEEMKEVEMELEEKEQEQLRMSRRRSSVTLHSLEAGRLGGRRKSRSSTNRFPSPPESISSSSSRSSSPGPGRRWSDILTGINNLFSLLLSPAWVQTFVMTFLGEWGDRSQIATIAMAAGQDYWWVTVGAISGHGICTAAAVIGGAAIAGKVSMRVVTLGGAAALLIFGVIYFIEALC is encoded by the exons ATGCGGTTCTCCTATCTTTCATCTCCAGCTGTCCTATTTCTATTACCAGCTATTTCGACGGCTGCCGTTGATCGAGTCTCCAAGAACCAAGGTCTCTCACCGCGTGATTTTGCGACTCCAGATCCAATTGTTCCATCTATAGACGTACTTGCCCCCAAAGCCACTCCTAAAGGGACGCTGGACGCCCCATTCGATGGAAAAGATGGTCGACCTCACGCTGGTCCGTGGGTCGAAACGAATGCTGAACGAGACCGCAAAAAGGCCGGCACGGTCAAGGCTGCGCAAGAAGGTTCGGGACCTGAAAAGAAACCGGCGGACCATCAACACATGGGACCGGATGGGAAACCGATCCCTCATTCGAATGACGGTGTGATGGACGATCCGCATAGGCCGGGTCCCAAAGAGGGAACTCGGGGTACAGAGGGTGGAGTGTCCGAGAAACTGAAGGGTAATACTCCGGTCGGAGAGAAGACGCCTGGTAGTCCAAAGGAAGCGCCCCCTTTGCCCCATAGtgaacagaagaagctgtcgCCGTCGGAACAGACtgaggaaggcaaggaggCGAAAGGCTCTACGGGCAAATCGAACCTTGGTGTTCTTGAG AAACCAGGTGACTTGCCAGACAAACCGCACGATATCCCTCCCCCTAAATCGCCAGCAACTGTGAACGATCATCCTCTAGGCCTCAATGCAGATGGCACATTCTCGAAAACTGGAACGAAATCGGGACAGCAGGTCGAAGGATCCGCATTTCACTCGCTTATTTTCTCCTTTACGATGATCGTGGTCTCCGAGATTGGCGATAAGACTTTTTTGGTGGCTGCCCTCATGGCCATGCGTCATCCACGCTTGCTTGTTTTCTCGGCGGCATTCTCTGCTCTCATTGGCATGACGGTGCTCTCGGCTATCCTGGGACATGCAGTACCAACTCTCATTCCCAAGTCTGTTACCAAGTTCTTGGCAGCTGTGTTATTCATTGTCTTCGGACTGAAGATGCTTAAGGAAGGCCGCGAGATGTCGCCGGACGAGGGTGTTAGCGAAGAAATGAAGGAAGTCGAGATGGAActtgaggagaaggagcaagagcagctgCGCATGAGCCGGCGCCGCTCCTCTGTAACGCTTCATTCGTTGGAAGCTGGCCGACTTGGTGGACGTCGCAAGTCTCGCTCATCCACCAATCGCTTCCCTTCGCCCCCTGAGAGTAtttcatcgtcttcgtcacGATCATCTTCGCCAGGACCTGGTCGCCGCTGGAGCGACATCTTGACTGGAATAAACAATCTTTTctcgcttcttctcagcccTGCATGGGTACAGACTTTTGTCATGACCTTCCTTGGGGAATGGGGTGATCGGAGTCAGATCGCAACCAttgccatggctgctggacAGGATTACTGGTGGGTGACGGTTGGTGCCATATCCGGCCATGGTATTTGCACTGCTGCAGCAGTCATTGGGGGTGCTGCGATTGCTGGTAAAGTCAGCATGAGGGTTG TGACGCTTGGTGGTGCTGCGGCATTATTAATATTTGGAGTCATTTATTTCATAGAAGCCCTTTGCTAG
- the chi5 gene encoding glycoside hydrolase family 18 protein, protein MVSASNLLYSIAAFAAFDCAYSLLDTSSSSTVAVYWGQNSGNTGQQRLSYYCDTYVQQVFQLAFVTRISGAAGLPELDFANQESQCTVYSGTNLLNCPQIGEDIKLCQQKGKTILISIGGAASPELGFASEAAAIEAANKMWQIFGPVDADNTAYRPFGDAAIDGFDFDFETSVTNIVPFANQLRRLMDTSAGRRYYLTVAPQCVFPDVADQEMLNGAVAFDAIWVQFYNNYCGVNAFSFGTMQQDAFNFDLWDAWAKSQSKNKQVKVFIGLPGNVVAAGTGYVGAEQLREIVAWSKAFSSFGGIMIWDASSMDANQGYLESVKKTLIG, encoded by the exons ATGGTATCGGCTAGCAACCTCCTCTACTCGATAGCAGCCTTTGCTGCATTTGACTGCGCCTACTCTCTGTTGGACACCAGTTCCTCATCCACCGTCGCCGTGTACTGGG GTCAAAATTCTGGAAACACAGGCCAACAACGTTTGAGTTATTACTGTGACA CTTACGTGCAGCAGGTGTTTCAACTGGCCTTCGTTACACGAATTTCTGGTGCAGCTGGCCTTCCAGAACTCGACTTTGCCAACCAGGAAAGCCAGTGCACTGTATATTCCGGCACGAATCTCCTAAATTGTCCTCAGATAGG AGAAGATATCAAACTATGTCAGCAAAAAGGGAAGACCATCCTGATTTCTATCGGCGGAGCAGCATCACCTGAACTCGGTTTCGCTTCGGAGGCGGCAGCCATCGAAGCCGCCAACAAGATGTGGCAGATCTTCGGACCCGTGGACGCGGATAACACGGCATACCGACCATTCGGAGATGCAGCCATCGATGGCTTTGACTTCGATTTTGAGACCAGCGTTACAAATATTGTGCCCTTTGCCAATCAACTACGCCGCTTGATGGATACTTCTGCGGGCAGAAGATACTACCTAACTGTTGCGCCGCAGTGCGTGTTCCCCGACGTAGCAGATCAGGAGATGCTTAATGGGGCCGTTGCGTTTGATGCGATTTGGGTGCAGTTCTACAACAATTACTGTGGCGTGAATGCATTCTCTTTTGGCACAATGCAGCAGGACGCTTTTAACTTTGACCTCTGGGACGCATGGGCTAAGAGCCAGTCCAAGAACAAACAGGTCAAGGTCTTCATCGGTCTGCCAGGAAATGTGGTTGCAGCTGGAACTGGCTATGTTGGTGCCGAGCAGCTTAGGGAGATTGTCGCTTGGAGCAAAGCATTCTCGAGCTTCGGAGGTATCATGATATGGGACGCAAGCTCGATGGATGCGAATCAAGGATATCTTGAATCGGTGAAGAAGACGCTCATCGGATGA
- a CDS encoding putative MFS transporter, with amino-acid sequence MAEDETSSVNHPGKHLDASASQREPAQGLMNRFFRRRGPGKAESEDSESVNNRSYRSKATLGILSDKETDEVPGTVLLLSSNRNEPLGLRHQQRRTSASSLPNVIPGSRSSSRTTAPQPKKTADGRIVLNPQPDDSVNDPLNWPMWRRDAALLSLGFYCLMGGGMTPILAAGFNQVSESYGVSTQKVAYTTGLYMLGLGVGSVIMSPTAILWGKRPVYLLGATLFVLSAVWCALSPNYPSLVIARIFQGIAVSTVECLPSATIAEIYFLHERAYRVGIYTLLLLGGKNLVPLVSAAIIGRMGWRWVFWIVAIIVGACLVLLFFFVPETFWDRTPRPRRSHKRPHPMRSVSDLLRGRQLHHRLENPASNGDHTSPAPRKSNKGHVGFVEDQDQDGNPIDEKKRNLEDNDQILPSETPAEHNDQSVLANLEQHDAPLQIPAPAVTRESDSQRDLESARRPVVSPARSESVGSAVPLPPSQVYTNRLREKPRIPFTHYLRVWNGRISHDKWLRVAIRPFILFAYPAVLWSSVVYALSVGWLIVLSESVAHLYQGPHGYNFTPLQTGLIYISPFVGGLLGTAVAGKVSDVIVRFMSRRNGGVYEPEFRLVMAIPIALSTSAGLMAFGWSTEVKDSWIVPTIFFGLISFGCCLGSTTSITFCVDSYRQYAGEALVTLNWSKNVFHGLVFSLFIVDWLEVDGARTVFLALGGIQLGCLLFTIPMYIYGKRARMWTVRKCLMEKF; translated from the exons ATGGCCGAGGATGAGACATCCTCTGTCAACCACCCAGGCAAACATCTGGACGCCTCTGCTTCGCAGCGCGAACCAGCGCAAGGCTTGATGAATAGGTTCTTCAGAAGGAGAGGGCCGGGAAAGGCAGAGTCCGAGGATTCGGAGTCCGTCAATAACCGGAGCTATCGTTCGAAGGCGACTTTAGGTATTCTTAGCGACAAGGAGACGGATGAAGTACCAG GAACGGTGTTATTGCTCTCCTCGAATCGTAACGAACCATTGGGTCTGCGACACCAGCAGCGACGAACATCCGCATCTTCTCTACCCAATGTCATTCCCGGCTCTCGCTCTTCGTCGCGCACGACGGCGCCCCAGCCAAAAAAGACGGCAGACGGTCGAATTGTTCTCAATCCGCAGCCAGACGATTCCGTTAACGACCCGCTGAACTGGCCCATGTGGCGGCGCGATGCTGCGTTGCTATCCTTGGGCTTCTACTGCTTAATGGGAGGAGGAATGACACCCATTCTTGCCGCTGGGTTCAACCAAGTCTCTGAAAGCTACGGTGTGAGCACTCAGAAAGTAGCCTACACCACCGGGTTATACATGTTGGGTCTCGGAGTCGGATCGGTTATCATGTCGCCGACCGCAATATTATGGGGAAAGCGACCAGTCTATCTCCTAGGGGCTACACTCTTTGTCCTTTCTGCTGTGTGGTGTGCTTTGTCTCCAAATTACCCCAGTTTGGTGATTGCTCGGATTTTCCAAGGGATCGCTGTCAGTACTGTCGAGTGTCTTCCCTCTGCCACTATTGCCGAAATCTACTTCCTGCATGAGCGAGCATATCGTGTTGGCATCTACAcacttctccttcttggtgGCAAAAACCTCGTGCCTCTGGTCAGCGCTGCTATTATCGGCCGCATGGGATGGCGTTGGGTGTTTTGGATCGTCGCAATTATTGTTGGTGCTTgtctcgtcctcctcttctttttcgttcCCGAGACGTTCTGGGATCGCACACCGcgtcctcgtcgctctcACAAGCGTCCTCATCCGATGCGGAGCGTATCGGACCTTCTCCGGGGTCGACAACTTCACCACCGTCTGGAGAACCCAGCCTCGAATGGAGACCACACATCACCTGCTCCCAGAAAGTCCAACAAGGGTCACGTTGGCTTTGTGGAGGATCAAGATCAGGATGGAAACCCCatagatgagaagaaaagaaatcttGAAGATAACGACCAGATATTACCATCCGAGACGCCAGCCGAGCACAACGATCAGTCGGTCTTGGCGAATCTCGAGCAGCACGATGCACCCCTACAAATACCTGCTCCAGCGGTCACTCGTGAGTCAGACTCTCAGCGCGATCTCGAATCTGCTAGGCGACCTGTCGTGTCACCCGCGCGTAGTGAATCCGTGGGTTCAGCCGTACCACTGCCTCCGTCCCAGGTGTATACCAACCGACTACGAGAGAAACCTCGAATCCCCTTTACGCATTACCTGCGAGTCTGGAACGGGCGAATTTCGCATGACAAATGGTTACGAGTCGCCATACGACCGTTCATTCTGTTCGCCTACCCAGCTGTCCTCTGGTCATCAGTAGTGTATGCACTGTCTGTCGGATGGCTTATCGTGCTGTCTGAGTCTGTGGCTCATCTGTACCAGGGCCCGCATGGTTACAACTTCACACCTCTACAGACCGGCCTGATTTATATCTCCCCGTTCGTCGGCGGTCTTTTAGGAACCGCGGTTGCCGGTAAAGTATCCGATGTGATTGTGCGATTCATGTCCCGGCGCAATGGAGGCGTCTACGAGCCCGAATTCCGCCTTGTCATGGCCATCCCTATTGCTCTATCAACTTCGGCGGGATTGATGGCATTCGGATGGAGCACGGAGGTGAAAGATTCCTGGATCGTGCCTACGATCTTCTTCGGACTGATTTCATTTGGATGCTGTCTCGGCAGCACGACATCAATCACTTTCTGCGTGGATAGCTACCGGCAGTATGCCGGCGAGGCCTTGGTGACTCTGAATTGGAGCAAGA ACGTATTTCACGGCCTGGTTTTTTCGCTGTTCATTGTCGACTGGCTCGAGGTTGATGGCGCGCGGACGGTATTCCTCGCACTCGGGGGCATTCAACTTGGATGTTTGCTTTTCACGATACCCATGTACATCTACGGCAAGCGAGCTCGAATGTGGACGGTTCGGAAGTGTTTGATGGAGAAGTTTTGA
- the fluG gene encoding uncharacterized protein, whose amino-acid sequence MDNDTLDSLRHLIQCHPLIDNHAHNILDKASACNYAKYPFEQITSEAQGVALQNATSTLPLHRAASQLAVLYDCPSSDWEQVKAARQKWVERDYDGLVRQCLQGTHTLLLDDLLADQDIEPYQWHDQFTVSATKRIVRIEALAARMLATVMRGSSILEAGDVSALESRFLAFRDGFSRLVSEAIEDPAVVGFKSVICYRTGLNVQPTDEDAGVLLQSFARTIRTSEAGYRVEDKPLNDWLVRQTLDLLQASKSSSKDCKNKPLQLHTGLGDNDISLVLANPAYLQPLIARYPQVDFVLLHSSYPYTREAGYLACVYPNVYLDLGEVFPMVSRDAEESIIRDSLDIVPTKRLLWSTDGHFFPETFYLGNKQFRDVLEKVFVDYVRQGDWTVTQAKEAAADILFHNANRLYDLNEQPSFDQISKPITISSTHTLETFMRCNPDVKYVWMQWVDYTATTRLRIFPILEFAKIVRKQRRIGISLCVFWMLQDDSMTPEGTTTGQFYMEPDLTSLSPNVGLGSKSATVMTFWRSEENKPLEGCPRTALQNIVDKLHTDHGIAVTCGFEIEVIFLRPDTDPSTGETRYLPAVTNHSWSQMTSDTRRMLPLLEEIADTLTAIGIPLEQFHSESAPGQFEFVLPRNSPLPAVDTLLKARQVVANVAERHGLRATLHPRPLPNFAGTASHAHVSISPSTNEDSFLAGVLAHFPALLACTLAQETSYDRVKSGLWAGSEWVAWGTQNREAPVRKIEPGHWELKSLDGLANMYVAMAAFLGAGYLGLEHKIPLTVKDCLYDAATLTDAQREDLGITTRLPNTLAQSLDALESDHALQELLGPFLVRSYVIVKRAESKKLAAMGDEERRKWLIERY is encoded by the exons ATGGACAACGATACCCTCGATTCCTTACGACATCTGATTCAATGCCACCCTCTCATCGACAATCATGCGCACAACATCCTCGACAAGGCTTCGGCCTGCAATTACGCTAAATATCCCTTTGAGCAGATCACCTCGGAAGCTCAAGGGGTAGCTCTACAGAATGCGACTTCTACACTGCCGCTTCACCGGGCGGCCTCCCAGCTTGCTGTCCTATACGACTGCCCATCGTCCGACTGGGAGCAGGTCAAGGCGGCTCGGCAGAAATGGGTGGAGCGCGACTACGACGGCTTGGTCCGCCAGTGCCTGCAAGGGACCCATACCTTGCTTCTGGAcgacctcctcgccgacCAGGACATCGAGCCGTACCAATGGCACGATCAATTCACCGTGTCCGCGACCAAGCGCATTGTGCGCATCGAGGCCCTAGCGGCACGGATGCTGGCGACCGTGATGCGTGGCTCCAGCATTCTCGAGGCCGGAGATGTGTCGGCCCTCGAGAGTCGATTTCTGGCGTTCCGTGATGGCTTTAGCAGGTTGGTCTCCGAAGCTATTGAAGACCCCGCAGTGGTGGGGTTCAAATCGGTCATCTGTTACCGCACCGGGTTGAACGTCCAGCCAACCGATGAAGACGCAGGCGTTTTGTTGCAATCGTTTGCTCGTACCATCCGCACCTCAGAGGCTGGATATCGGGTCGAGGACAAGCCCCTGAACGACTGGCTTGTGCGCCAGACTCTCGACCTGCTCCAAGCCTCCAAATCTAGCAGCAAGGATTGTAAAAACAAGCCGTTGCAGCTGCATACCGGTCTTGGAGACAACGACATCAGCCTGGTGCTGGCCAACCCGGCCTACTTGCAACCGCTGATTGCGCGTTATCCCCAGGTCGACTTTGTGCTGTTGCACTCTTCCTATCCGTACACGCGCGAGGCCGGTTATCTGGCCTGTGTCTATCCCAATGTCTATCTCGATCTCGGGGAGGTCTTCCCCATGGTCAGTCGGGATGCAGAGGAGTCTATCATTCGGGACAGTCTGGACATTGTCCCGACCAAGCGACTTCTCTGGAGTACGGACGGCCACTTTTTCCCGGAAACATTCTACCTAGGCAATAAGCAGTTCCGCGATGTATTAGAAAAG GTTTTTGTGGACTACGTCCGTCAAGGAGACTGGACGGTCACACAAGCAAAGGAAGCAGCGGCGGATATCCTTTTCCACAACGCCAACCGTCTCTACGACCTGAACGAGCAGCCGTCGTTCGACCAAATATCCAAGCCAatcaccatctcctccacccacACTCTGGAAACGTTCATGCGGTGTAATCCCGACGTCAAATACGTGTGGATGCAATGGGTCGACTACACCGCAACGACCCGCCTACGGATTTTCCCCATACTCGAATTCGCCAAGATCGTGCGCAAGCAGCGTCGCATCGGAATCAGTCTCTGCGTCTTCTGGATGTTGCAGGACGACTCCATGACCCCCGAAGGCACAACCACCGGCCAATTCTACATGGAACCCGACCTGACCAGCCTCAGCCCCAACGTCGGCCTCGGCTCCAAAAGCGCCACCGTCATGACCTTCTGGCGATCCGAGGAGAACAAACCCCTGGAGGGCTGTCCTCGGACCGCACTCCAAAACATCGTCGATAAACTACATACGGACCATGGCATCGCCGTCACCTGCGGCTTCGAAATCGAAGTTATCTTCCTCCGTCCCGATACTGACCCCTCCACCGGTGAAACCCGGTACCTCCCCGCGGTAACCAATCACTCCTGGTCCCAAATGACCAGCGACACGCGCCGCATGCTGCCCCTCCTCGAAGAGATCGCCGACACCCTGACGGCCATCGGCATCCCGCTCGAGCAATTCCACTCCGAGTCCGCCCCCGGCCAATTCGAATTCGTCCTCCCGCGCAATAGCCCCTTACCCGCCGTCGACACCCTCCTGAAAGCCCGCCAGGTCGTCGCGAACGTCGCCGAGCGCCACGGCCTCCGCGCAACCCTTCACCCGCGACCCCTCCCCAACTTCGCAGGTACCGCCTCCCACGCACACGTCTCCATCTCCCCATCCACAAACGAGGACTCCTTCCTCGCCGGCGTGCTGGCACACTTCCCCGCCCTGCTGGCCTGCACCCTCGCCCAAGAAACCAGCTACGACCGCGTGAAATCCGGCCTCTGGGCAGGCAGCGAGTGGGTCGCATGGGGCACGCAGAACCGCGAAGCCCCCGTCCGCAAGATCGAGCCGGGACACTGGGAACTCAAGTCCCTCGATGGCCTGGCGAACATGTACGTCGCCATGGCGGCCTTCCTGGGAGCCGGGTACCTCGGCCTCGAGCACAAGATCCCTCTCACGGTGAAGGATTGTCTCT ACGATGCGGCGACCCTCACCGACGCCCAACGCGAGGATCTCGGGATCACGACTCGGCTGCCTAATACTCTCGCGCAGAGTCTTGATGCGCTCGAGTCTGATCATGCACTTCAGGAACTGCTCGGTCCGTTCCTGGTTCGCAGTTATGTGATTGTCAAGCGGGCGGAGTccaagaagctggctgcTATGGGCGACGAGGAGCGGAGGAAGTGGCTGATAGAGAGGTATTAA
- a CDS encoding NAD-dependent succinate-semialdehyde dehydrogenase: MSKMAKTYQLPFKLEDPSLLHFDSFVGDKWVQAKSGKRFEVVDPGTDTPWASCPANGVEDVNPAVQAAHEAFETYKKTNPRQRAQWLMKWDALIRAARSDLAQILTHETGKPLAESYGEIDYATGFTWWFAGEAERIHGTVSVPSAPNRRVFTVKQPIGVAAALVPWNFPIAMVLRKAGAAFAAGCTMIVKPSPETPITTLVLAHLAQRAGFPAGVLNVLTTDLENTPSLSEALCKHPLVKKVTFTGSTRVGKLIAAHCAEGLKKVTLELGGNCPFIVFDDANLDQALDQLMALKWRHAGQACITANRVYVQAGIYDKFAQMLKERTEKLVVGHGAQEGTTMGPLTTPRGLDKAREQVEDARRLGADVILGGGQVPGQKGYFFQPTILTGMKEEMLVSREETFAPIAALYRFETEEEAVRMANNTSMGLASYAFTKNIDRMWRMLENLEAGMIGMNTGNASAAESPFGGIKESGYGKESGKEVAVNEYLITKTGTLTIEGQY, from the exons ATGTCGAAAATGGCAAAGACGTATCAGTTGCCATTCAAG cttgaagaTCCCAGTCTTCTCCATTTCGACTCCTTTGTCGGAGACAAATGGGTTCAGGCCAAGAGCGGGAAACGATTCGAAGTCGTGG ACCCCGGTACCGACACACCCTGGGCCAGTTGTCCTGCCAATGGCGTGGAAGACGTGAATCCCGCCGTCCAGGCCGCCCATGAAGCATTCGAAACCTACAAGAAGACCAACCCCCGGCAGCGCGCCCAATGGCTCATGAAATGGGACGCTCTCATACGGGCGGCGCGGTCCGACCTCGCCCAGATTCTCACCCACGAGACGGGGAAACCCCTCGCCGAATCGTACGGGGAGATCGACTACGCCACGGGCTTCACCTGGTGGTTTGCTGGCGAGGCAGAGCGCATCCACGGTACGGTAAGCGTGCCCTCGGCGCCCAACCGTCGCGTCTTCACGGTCAAGCAGCCCATCGGTGTGGCCGCCGCTCTGGTCCCCTGGAATTTCCCCATCGCCATGGTCCTGCGTAAAGCAGGCGCCGCCTTCGCCGCCGGCTGCACGATGATCGTCAAGCCTAGCCCGGAGACTCCTATCACGACACTCGTGCTGGCGCACCTAGCGCAACGCGCGGGTTTCCCAGCAGGCGTGTTGAATGTGCTGACCACCGACCTGGAAAACACGCCTTCGCTGAGTGAGGCGCTTTGCAAGCATCCGCTCGTCAAAAAGGTGACATTTACGGGATCCACGCGCGTCGGCAAGCTGATCGCTGCGCACTGCGCCGAGGGGCTGAAGAAGGTGACCCTCGAGCTCGGTGGGAATTGCCCCTTCATTGTGTTCGACGATGCGAACCTCGACCAGGCCCTGGACCAGCTGATGGCGCTGAAATGGCGGCATGCAGGCCAGGCGTGCATCACTGCCAACCGTGTGTACGTGCAGGCAGGGATCTACGATAAATTCGCACAGATGCTCAAGGAACGCACGGAGAAGTTGGTCGTCGGCCACGGCGCGCAGGAGGGCACTACTATGGGCCCCCTCACGACACCGCGGGGCCTGGACAAGGCGCGGGAGCAGGTCGAAGATGCGCGCCGGTTAGGTGCGGATGTCATCCTCGGCGGCGGACAGGTTCCTGGGCAGAAAGGGTACTTCTTCCAGCCCACCATCCTGACagggatgaaggaggagatgctggTGTCGCGCGAGGAGACATTTGCACCCATTGCGGCGCTGTACCGGTttgagacggaggaggaggccgtGCGCATGGCCAACAATACAAGCATGGGCCTGGCCAGCTACGCGTTTACCAAGAATATTGACCGTATGTGGCGGATGTTGGAGAATCTTGAGGCGGGCATGATTGGCATGAACACGGGTAATGCGTCGGCTGCGGAGTCGCCGTTTGGCGGCATCAAGGAGTCGGGATACGGCAAGGAGAGTGGGAAAGAGGTGGCTGTCAACGAGTATCTGATCACCAAAACTGGAACCCTGACTATCGAAGGGCAGTACTAG
- a CDS encoding glycoside hydrolase family 18 protein, whose amino-acid sequence MLKSLVFSLMAVQAAMGSRFAMYIDQYHTVDLPGSDQTQGVTHAIMAFAPSKQFNSDSSFTPFDTVNNMRKRFAPDTKVMIAIGGWGDTAGFSEGAKDEASRTKYAKNVATMINNLGFDGVDIDWEYPGGNGDDYKKVPNSQKTSEIETYPLFVQAIRDAIGKDKILSVAVPGKRGDMIAFTKEQGPKIWSAVDMVNVMSYDLMNRRDNVTNHHSGVAGSLDTIKAYKEIGLDTAKMNLGFAYYAKWFMTDPNSDCAQQPIGCAVVPLENPDGSDPGKSGTLTFEKSTMAAPPDNLRTSTDGTCGYSKGTKCPSGSCCSQYGNCGTGDDFCQAGCLSDYGECKGISVTDSWRRALKDGKTDEEAGGQYYWDSTVNLFWTWDTPAIIDRKFKDIVNAEKLGGIMAWSLGEDTLNWEHLKAMQKGLGK is encoded by the exons ATGCTCAAATCCCTCGTGTTCAGCCTGATGGCTGTCCAGGCCGCAATGGGCTCGAGATTTGCCATGTACATCGATCA ATACCACACGGTTGATCTCCCAGGTAGTGACCAGACCCAGGGCGTTACACACGCCATCATGGCTTTCGCTCCATCCAAGCAGTTCAACAGCGACTCTTCGTTCACTCCCTTTGACACTGTCAACAATATGCGTAAGCGCTTCGCACCCGACACCAAGGTCATGATCGCCATTGGTGGATGGGGCGATACCGCTGGCTTCTCCGAGGGAGCCAAAGATGAAGCCTCTCGGACCAAGTATGCGAAGAACGTTGCAACAATGATTAACAATCTGGGCTTCGACGGTGTCG atatcgactgggAATACCCCGGCGGCAACGGCGACGACTACAAGAAGGTCCCCAATTCCCAGAAAACTAGCGAGATTGAGACGTACCCGCTCTTCGTGCAGGCCATCCGCGACGCAATtggcaaggacaagattCTGTCTGTTGCAGTCCCAGGTAAACGCGGCGACATGATTGCCTTCACCAAGGAACAAGGACCCAAGATCTGGTCGGCTGTCGACATGGTCAACGTCATGTCGTATGACTTGATGAACCGCCGTGACAACGTGACGAACCACCACAGTGGCGTGGCCGGCTCTCTGGACACCATCAAGGCGTACAAGGAGATCGGCCTAGACACGGCCAAGATGAACCTGGGATTCGCGTACTATGCCAAGTGGTTCATGACTGATCCGAACAGCGACTGCGCTCAGCAGCCGATCGGATGTGCCGTCGTTCCGCTGGAGAACCCTGACGGATCGGACCCTGGCAAATCTGGCACACTGACCTTTGAGAAGAGCACTATGGCTGCTCCTCCGGATAACCTGAGGACCAGCACGGATGGAACCTGCGGCTATAGCAAGGGGACCAAGTGTCCGTCTGGATCGTGCTGCAGCCAGTATGGAAATTG CGGCACCGGCGATGACTTCTGCCAGGCAGGCTGTCTCTCAGACTATGGCGAGTGCAAGGGAATTTCCGTTACTGATTCCTGGCGTCGTGCGCTCAAGGACGGCAAGACGGATGAGGAGGCAGGCGGACAGTACTACTGGGATAGCACAgtcaatctcttctggaCTTGGGATACCCCTGCGATCATCGACCGCAAGTTCAAGGATATCGTGAATGCTGAGAAGCTGGGCGGTATCATGGCTTGGAGTCTGGGAGAGGATACTCTGAACTGGGAGCATCTGAAGGCGATGCAGAAGGGCCTTGGGAAGTAG